One segment of Mesoplodon densirostris isolate mMesDen1 chromosome 6, mMesDen1 primary haplotype, whole genome shotgun sequence DNA contains the following:
- the CBR4 gene encoding 3-oxoacyl-[acyl-carrier-protein] reductase isoform X3: protein MDRVCAVFGGSRGIGRAVARLMAQRGYRLAIVARNLQGARAVAGDLGGMDRHFLCEFQFLEGDHLALSCDVAKEHDVQNTFEEIEKNLGRVNFLVNAAGINRDNLLVRTNAEDMLSQLHTNLWGSMLTCRAAMKTMIKQQAGSIVNVGSVAGVKGSSGQSVYSASKGGLVAFSRSLAKEVARKKIRVNVVAPGSQKWVKEVHFLGS from the exons ATGGACAGGGTGTGCGCCGTGTTCGGAGGCTCCCGGGGCATCGGCAGGGCGGTGGCCCGCTTGATGGCCCAGAGAGGCTACCGACTGGCCATCGTCGCCCGGAATCTGCAGGGGGCCAGAGCCGTGGCCGGGGACCTGGGCG GAATGGATCGTCACTTTCTCTGCGAATTTCAGTTTCTGGAGG GAGATCATTTGGCATTGAGCTGTGATGTTGCCAAAGAACATGATGTTCAAAATACATTTGAAGAGATAGAGAAGAACTTAGGTCGAGTTAATTTCTTGGTAAATGCAGCTGGAATTAACAG GGATAACCTCTTAGTAAGGACAAACGCCGAAGACATGCTGTCTCAGCTTCATACTAACCTCTGGGGCTCCATGCTGACCTGTAGAGCTGCCATGAAGACCATGATCAAACAGCAGGCAGGGTCCATTGTGAATGTGG gAAGCGTTGCAGGTGTAAAAGGCAGTTCTGGCCAGTCCGTGTACAGCGCCAGTAAAGGCGGGCTAGTTGCGTTCTCACGCTCTCTTGCTAAAGAAGtagcaagaaagaaaattagagtGAATGTAGTTGCGCCAG GTAGCCAGAAATGGGTCAAGGAAGTACATTTCCTTGGGAGCTGA
- the CBR4 gene encoding 3-oxoacyl-[acyl-carrier-protein] reductase isoform X1 has translation MDRVCAVFGGSRGIGRAVARLMAQRGYRLAIVARNLQGARAVAGDLGGMDRHFLCEFQFLEGDHLALSCDVAKEHDVQNTFEEIEKNLGRVNFLVNAAGINRDNLLVRTNAEDMLSQLHTNLWGSMLTCRAAMKTMIKQQAGSIVNVGSVAGVKGSSGQSVYSASKGGLVAFSRSLAKEVARKKIRVNVVAPGFVHTDMTKDLKEEHLKKNIPLGRFGDPLDVAHAVVFLLESPYITGHVLVVDGGLQLTM, from the exons ATGGACAGGGTGTGCGCCGTGTTCGGAGGCTCCCGGGGCATCGGCAGGGCGGTGGCCCGCTTGATGGCCCAGAGAGGCTACCGACTGGCCATCGTCGCCCGGAATCTGCAGGGGGCCAGAGCCGTGGCCGGGGACCTGGGCG GAATGGATCGTCACTTTCTCTGCGAATTTCAGTTTCTGGAGG GAGATCATTTGGCATTGAGCTGTGATGTTGCCAAAGAACATGATGTTCAAAATACATTTGAAGAGATAGAGAAGAACTTAGGTCGAGTTAATTTCTTGGTAAATGCAGCTGGAATTAACAG GGATAACCTCTTAGTAAGGACAAACGCCGAAGACATGCTGTCTCAGCTTCATACTAACCTCTGGGGCTCCATGCTGACCTGTAGAGCTGCCATGAAGACCATGATCAAACAGCAGGCAGGGTCCATTGTGAATGTGG gAAGCGTTGCAGGTGTAAAAGGCAGTTCTGGCCAGTCCGTGTACAGCGCCAGTAAAGGCGGGCTAGTTGCGTTCTCACGCTCTCTTGCTAAAGAAGtagcaagaaagaaaattagagtGAATGTAGTTGCGCCAG GATTTGTTCATACAGATATGACGAAAGACTTGAAAGaagaacatttaaagaaaaacatcccTCTTGGGAGGTTTGGAGACCCCCTTGATGTGGCCCATGCAGTTGTGTTTCTTTTGGAGTCTCCATACATTACAGGGCACGTCCTGGTGGTGGACGGAGGCTTGCAGCTCACCATGTAG
- the CBR4 gene encoding 3-oxoacyl-[acyl-carrier-protein] reductase isoform X4 — MDRVCAVFGGSRGIGRAVARLMAQRGYRLAIVARNLQGARAVAGDLGGMDRHFLCEFQFLEGDHLALSCDVAKEHDVQNTFEEIEKNLGRVNFLVNAAGINRDNLLVRTNAEDMLSQLHTNLWGSMLTCRAAMKTMIKQQAGSIVNVGSVAGVKGSSGQSVYSASKGGLVAFSRSLAKEVARKKIRVNVVAPGVDKSTN, encoded by the exons ATGGACAGGGTGTGCGCCGTGTTCGGAGGCTCCCGGGGCATCGGCAGGGCGGTGGCCCGCTTGATGGCCCAGAGAGGCTACCGACTGGCCATCGTCGCCCGGAATCTGCAGGGGGCCAGAGCCGTGGCCGGGGACCTGGGCG GAATGGATCGTCACTTTCTCTGCGAATTTCAGTTTCTGGAGG GAGATCATTTGGCATTGAGCTGTGATGTTGCCAAAGAACATGATGTTCAAAATACATTTGAAGAGATAGAGAAGAACTTAGGTCGAGTTAATTTCTTGGTAAATGCAGCTGGAATTAACAG GGATAACCTCTTAGTAAGGACAAACGCCGAAGACATGCTGTCTCAGCTTCATACTAACCTCTGGGGCTCCATGCTGACCTGTAGAGCTGCCATGAAGACCATGATCAAACAGCAGGCAGGGTCCATTGTGAATGTGG gAAGCGTTGCAGGTGTAAAAGGCAGTTCTGGCCAGTCCGTGTACAGCGCCAGTAAAGGCGGGCTAGTTGCGTTCTCACGCTCTCTTGCTAAAGAAGtagcaagaaagaaaattagagtGAATGTAGTTGCGCCAG gagtTGACAAGTCCACAAATTGA
- the CBR4 gene encoding 3-oxoacyl-[acyl-carrier-protein] reductase isoform X5 — translation MDRVCAVFGGSRGIGRAVARLMAQRGYRLAIVARNLQGARAVAGDLGGMDRHFLCEFQFLEGDHLALSCDVAKEHDVQNTFEEIEKNLGRVNFLVNAAGINRDNLLVRTNAEDMLSQLHTNLWGSMLTCRAAMKTMIKQQAGSIVNVGSVAGVKGSSGQSVYSASKGGLVAFSRSLAKEVARKKIRVNVVAPV, via the exons ATGGACAGGGTGTGCGCCGTGTTCGGAGGCTCCCGGGGCATCGGCAGGGCGGTGGCCCGCTTGATGGCCCAGAGAGGCTACCGACTGGCCATCGTCGCCCGGAATCTGCAGGGGGCCAGAGCCGTGGCCGGGGACCTGGGCG GAATGGATCGTCACTTTCTCTGCGAATTTCAGTTTCTGGAGG GAGATCATTTGGCATTGAGCTGTGATGTTGCCAAAGAACATGATGTTCAAAATACATTTGAAGAGATAGAGAAGAACTTAGGTCGAGTTAATTTCTTGGTAAATGCAGCTGGAATTAACAG GGATAACCTCTTAGTAAGGACAAACGCCGAAGACATGCTGTCTCAGCTTCATACTAACCTCTGGGGCTCCATGCTGACCTGTAGAGCTGCCATGAAGACCATGATCAAACAGCAGGCAGGGTCCATTGTGAATGTGG gAAGCGTTGCAGGTGTAAAAGGCAGTTCTGGCCAGTCCGTGTACAGCGCCAGTAAAGGCGGGCTAGTTGCGTTCTCACGCTCTCTTGCTAAAGAAGtagcaagaaagaaaattagagtGAATGTAGTTGCGCCAG TGTGA
- the CBR4 gene encoding 3-oxoacyl-[acyl-carrier-protein] reductase isoform X2: protein MDRVCAVFGGSRGIGRAVARLMAQRGYRLAIVARNLQGARAVAGDLGGDHLALSCDVAKEHDVQNTFEEIEKNLGRVNFLVNAAGINRDNLLVRTNAEDMLSQLHTNLWGSMLTCRAAMKTMIKQQAGSIVNVGSVAGVKGSSGQSVYSASKGGLVAFSRSLAKEVARKKIRVNVVAPGFVHTDMTKDLKEEHLKKNIPLGRFGDPLDVAHAVVFLLESPYITGHVLVVDGGLQLTM from the exons ATGGACAGGGTGTGCGCCGTGTTCGGAGGCTCCCGGGGCATCGGCAGGGCGGTGGCCCGCTTGATGGCCCAGAGAGGCTACCGACTGGCCATCGTCGCCCGGAATCTGCAGGGGGCCAGAGCCGTGGCCGGGGACCTGGGCG GAGATCATTTGGCATTGAGCTGTGATGTTGCCAAAGAACATGATGTTCAAAATACATTTGAAGAGATAGAGAAGAACTTAGGTCGAGTTAATTTCTTGGTAAATGCAGCTGGAATTAACAG GGATAACCTCTTAGTAAGGACAAACGCCGAAGACATGCTGTCTCAGCTTCATACTAACCTCTGGGGCTCCATGCTGACCTGTAGAGCTGCCATGAAGACCATGATCAAACAGCAGGCAGGGTCCATTGTGAATGTGG gAAGCGTTGCAGGTGTAAAAGGCAGTTCTGGCCAGTCCGTGTACAGCGCCAGTAAAGGCGGGCTAGTTGCGTTCTCACGCTCTCTTGCTAAAGAAGtagcaagaaagaaaattagagtGAATGTAGTTGCGCCAG GATTTGTTCATACAGATATGACGAAAGACTTGAAAGaagaacatttaaagaaaaacatcccTCTTGGGAGGTTTGGAGACCCCCTTGATGTGGCCCATGCAGTTGTGTTTCTTTTGGAGTCTCCATACATTACAGGGCACGTCCTGGTGGTGGACGGAGGCTTGCAGCTCACCATGTAG